One Thomasclavelia spiroformis DSM 1552 DNA window includes the following coding sequences:
- the mutS gene encoding DNA mismatch repair protein MutS, with protein MKPKYSPMMMQYLSIKEENQDSIVMFRLGDFYEMFFDDAILVSKELEIALTGKNAGVAQRVPMCGVPFHSAATYIQRLVDNGHKVAIVEQLSEPGKKGIVERGVVQIITPGTIFDESLTNNRNNYIAAIEEFDFNYTLAFCDISTGEFSVVNIDKKEKLLLNQLQMMAVKEIVCLPEQSFEFKDILSSPFPNDKYNDKYDKIFSNISDLKQRKTSSLLLNYLLDTQKRELEHLQKIEEIDNNEYLTMDIYTRKALELTANSKSNEKYGSLYWLLDQTKTAMGSRLLKQWIERPLISQDKIEKRLDIVEIFTNNFIQRESIKEILKDIYDLERLSSRIAFGNINARDLKWISNSLKVIPELKGQLLSINEPLLDELANRLVDLNHICELVDKAIIDNPPLTVKDGGIIKDGFNEELDELRYIRDHGKQWLANFEQKEREKTGIKGLKIGYNRVFGYYIEVTKANLSLVKDEFNYTRKQSLANAERFVTPELKEMESKLLSAQDKMIKLEYVLFTQIRDYIKNDVHVLQDVAKIVAMVDVYQSMAVLSSENSYVRPVFNQEKTLKIVDGRHGIIEKVMSQRTYVSNDIDIDKESPVLLITGPNMGGKSTYMRQIALIALMGQIGCFVPCSMANIPIFDQIFTRIGASDDLISGQSTFMVEMLEANNALRYATENSLIIFDEIGRGTATFDGMAIAQSMIEYIATSIKCITLFSTHYHELTFLEEKNLGIKNVHASASIENDNLVFLYRIKPGRSNKSYGINVAKLAKLPDAILNRANTLLKSLEENNIEHHLSSDKVKEAPIVTRSEVEKYLDKIDLMTLSPLDALSTLIELKKLNESR; from the coding sequence ATGAAACCTAAATATAGTCCAATGATGATGCAGTATTTATCTATAAAGGAAGAAAATCAAGATTCAATAGTAATGTTTAGATTAGGTGATTTTTATGAAATGTTTTTTGATGATGCAATTTTAGTTTCTAAAGAATTAGAAATAGCTTTAACTGGAAAAAATGCTGGAGTTGCCCAAAGAGTTCCAATGTGCGGTGTACCTTTTCATTCAGCAGCAACTTATATTCAAAGATTGGTAGATAATGGGCATAAAGTTGCTATTGTTGAACAATTAAGTGAGCCAGGAAAGAAAGGTATTGTTGAACGTGGTGTAGTTCAAATTATTACACCTGGTACAATTTTTGATGAATCTCTAACTAATAATAGAAATAATTATATTGCAGCAATTGAAGAATTTGACTTTAATTATACACTTGCTTTTTGTGATATTTCTACTGGTGAATTTAGTGTTGTCAACATTGATAAAAAAGAAAAATTATTATTAAATCAATTACAAATGATGGCAGTTAAAGAAATTGTTTGTTTACCAGAACAGTCATTTGAATTTAAAGATATTTTATCTTCACCATTTCCTAATGATAAATATAATGATAAATATGATAAAATTTTTAGTAATATAAGTGATTTAAAGCAAAGAAAAACATCATCATTATTATTAAATTATCTATTAGATACTCAAAAAAGAGAATTAGAGCATCTTCAAAAAATAGAAGAAATTGATAATAATGAATATTTAACTATGGATATATATACTAGAAAAGCTTTAGAATTAACAGCAAATAGTAAATCTAATGAAAAATATGGTAGTTTATATTGGTTATTAGATCAAACAAAAACTGCGATGGGATCTCGATTATTAAAACAGTGGATTGAAAGACCACTAATTAGTCAAGATAAAATAGAAAAACGCTTAGATATTGTTGAAATTTTTACTAATAACTTTATTCAAAGAGAAAGTATTAAAGAAATTTTAAAAGATATCTATGATTTAGAAAGACTATCATCAAGAATTGCTTTTGGAAATATTAATGCTCGAGATTTAAAATGGATTAGTAATTCGCTAAAAGTTATACCGGAATTAAAAGGACAACTGTTATCAATAAATGAGCCATTATTAGATGAGTTGGCTAACAGACTTGTAGATTTAAATCATATATGTGAACTAGTAGATAAAGCGATTATTGATAATCCCCCACTAACAGTAAAAGATGGTGGGATTATTAAAGATGGCTTTAACGAAGAGTTAGATGAACTAAGATATATTCGTGATCATGGAAAGCAATGGTTAGCAAACTTTGAACAAAAGGAACGCGAAAAGACAGGAATTAAAGGATTAAAGATTGGTTATAATCGTGTTTTTGGTTATTATATAGAAGTAACTAAAGCTAATTTATCATTAGTTAAAGATGAATTTAATTATACGCGCAAGCAAAGTTTAGCAAATGCTGAACGATTTGTTACACCTGAATTAAAGGAAATGGAATCAAAATTATTAAGTGCACAAGATAAAATGATTAAATTAGAGTATGTATTATTTACGCAAATTCGTGATTATATAAAAAATGATGTTCATGTACTTCAGGATGTTGCTAAAATAGTTGCAATGGTAGATGTTTATCAATCAATGGCAGTATTATCAAGTGAAAATAGTTATGTTCGCCCCGTTTTTAATCAGGAAAAAACATTAAAAATAGTTGATGGACGTCATGGAATAATTGAAAAAGTTATGTCACAAAGAACATATGTATCTAATGATATCGATATTGATAAGGAAAGTCCAGTATTGTTAATTACGGGACCTAATATGGGTGGTAAATCAACGTATATGCGACAAATTGCATTAATTGCTTTAATGGGACAAATTGGATGCTTTGTTCCATGTAGTATGGCTAATATTCCAATTTTTGATCAAATTTTTACTCGTATTGGTGCAAGTGACGATTTGATTTCAGGACAATCCACATTTATGGTCGAAATGTTGGAAGCAAATAACGCACTAAGATATGCAACAGAAAATTCTTTAATTATTTTTGATGAAATTGGTAGAGGAACAGCAACGTTTGATGGAATGGCGATTGCTCAATCAATGATTGAATATATTGCAACTTCAATTAAATGTATTACACTATTTTCAACCCATTATCATGAGTTAACATTTTTGGAAGAAAAAAATTTAGGAATTAAAAATGTTCATGCTAGTGCATCGATTGAAAATGATAACTTAGTATTTTTATATCGTATTAAACCAGGGCGTTCAAATAAATCATATGGGATTAATGTTGCTAAATTAGCAAAATTACCAGATGCCATATTGAATCGTGCTAATACTTTGTTAAAAAGTTTAGAAGAGAATAATATTGAACATCATTTAAGTAGTGATAAAGTAAAAGAAGCACCAATAGTTACCAGAAGTGAAGTAGAAAAATATCTTGATAAAATAGATCTAATGACTTTATCACCTCTAGATGCTTTATCAACATTAATAGAATTAAAGAAATTAAATGAAAGTAGGTGA
- the mutL gene encoding DNA mismatch repair endonuclease MutL, giving the protein MQKIKQLDDIFANKIAAGEVIERPANVVKELVENSIDANSNKIDVIIEEGGLNLIQVIDNGEGMVKEDALLCFSRHATSKIKDDQDLFCIQTLGFRGEAIPSIASISNFELKTSTGEKGTTVIYQYGKFISCDESDSKKGTDIKVKKLFQNVPARLKYIRSINAEFANIQTYLERLSLSHPDISFTLINNGKIVYKTNGNGNLLEVISNIYGLNVAKNMIPVNFEDDEFIISGFISKIDINRASKNHIVTMVNSRVVKNKITTDSINNAYRRYLIDKRFPIAIVNIEIDPFLVDVNVHPSKLEVRFSKEYKLKDLVYQGISDALSKVNLTYSPSVTNSRPKFVPDLQQMDFEFKYDEQSNDEKIENENILDKRIYQETILENQINTINESKKEYIVPDKQTIESKLEPKPKIMKKKLLVKGQIHGSYIICEDETGMYIVDQHAGQERINYEYYLEKYANLDLSMRDLLVPITLEYPMSEFLIIEERKQILAKLGINLEIFGDNGYVIKQLPMWMQNIDEHVFIEDMVTQLLHDNKVDVIKLQEHAIATLSCKASLKANTHLSQEGMQNLIDNLMCCDNPYVCPHGRPTIIYYSTYEIEKLFKRV; this is encoded by the coding sequence TTGCAAAAAATAAAACAACTTGATGATATCTTTGCTAATAAAATCGCCGCTGGGGAAGTAATTGAAAGACCTGCAAATGTAGTAAAAGAATTAGTTGAAAATAGTATTGATGCAAATAGCAATAAAATTGATGTCATTATTGAAGAAGGTGGACTAAATTTAATTCAAGTAATTGATAATGGTGAAGGAATGGTAAAAGAAGATGCTTTATTATGCTTTAGTCGTCATGCTACAAGCAAAATAAAGGATGATCAAGATTTATTTTGTATACAAACATTAGGATTTCGTGGTGAAGCGATACCATCGATTGCATCAATAAGTAATTTTGAATTAAAAACAAGTACAGGTGAAAAAGGAACAACAGTAATATATCAATATGGTAAATTCATTAGTTGTGATGAAAGTGATAGTAAAAAAGGTACTGATATAAAAGTAAAAAAATTATTTCAAAACGTACCAGCACGTTTGAAATATATTCGCTCAATTAATGCAGAATTTGCAAATATTCAAACATATTTAGAACGTCTATCACTTTCTCATCCTGATATTTCATTTACATTAATAAATAATGGAAAAATAGTTTATAAAACAAACGGTAATGGTAATTTATTAGAAGTTATTTCCAATATATACGGATTGAATGTTGCTAAAAATATGATACCGGTTAATTTTGAAGATGATGAATTTATAATTTCTGGTTTTATTTCAAAAATTGATATTAATCGTGCTAGTAAAAATCATATAGTAACGATGGTAAATTCTCGAGTTGTTAAAAATAAAATAACTACTGATAGTATAAATAATGCATATCGGCGTTACCTTATAGATAAACGTTTTCCTATTGCTATTGTCAATATTGAAATAGATCCGTTTTTAGTTGATGTAAATGTACATCCTTCAAAATTAGAAGTAAGATTTTCTAAAGAATATAAATTAAAAGATTTAGTATATCAAGGAATAAGTGATGCTTTATCTAAAGTTAATCTTACATATTCCCCATCAGTAACTAATAGTAGACCTAAATTTGTTCCTGATTTACAACAAATGGATTTTGAATTTAAATATGATGAACAGAGTAATGATGAAAAAATAGAAAACGAAAATATCTTAGATAAGAGAATATATCAAGAAACAATTTTAGAAAATCAAATCAATACAATAAATGAATCAAAAAAAGAATATATTGTTCCAGATAAACAAACAATTGAAAGTAAGCTTGAACCTAAACCTAAAATAATGAAGAAGAAATTATTAGTTAAAGGACAAATTCATGGTAGTTATATTATTTGTGAAGATGAAACTGGAATGTATATAGTCGATCAACATGCAGGTCAAGAAAGAATAAATTATGAATATTATTTAGAAAAATATGCTAATCTTGATTTATCGATGAGAGATTTATTAGTACCAATTACTTTAGAATATCCAATGAGTGAGTTTTTAATAATTGAAGAAAGAAAACAAATATTGGCTAAATTAGGAATTAATTTAGAAATTTTTGGTGATAATGGTTATGTTATAAAACAATTACCAATGTGGATGCAAAATATCGACGAACATGTTTTTATTGAGGATATGGTAACACAGTTATTGCATGATAATAAAGTTGATGTAATTAAGTTACAAGAACATGCTATTGCTACATTAAGTTGTAAGGCTTCTTTAAAAGCTAATACACATTTATCACAAGAAGGAATGCAAAATTTAATTGATAATTTAATGTGTTGTGATAATCCATATGTATGTCCTCATGGTAGACCAACAATTATTTATTATTCAACATATGAAATTGAAAAATTATTTAAGCGGGTGTAA
- the miaA gene encoding tRNA (adenosine(37)-N6)-dimethylallyltransferase MiaA, which translates to MEKVIVVVGPTGVGKTKMGVALAKYFNGEVISGDSMQIYKTMDIGTAKVTNDEMEGIVHHLIDIKEPSESYSVKDFQDEVRLKIKEISSRNKIPVIVGGTGLYIKAALYDYEFSDSQIEHQEYINKYKNYTNDELYNYLMEIDHLSASQLHPNNRQRVLRAIAIYESTGIKKSETLAKQNHELVYDAKFIGLTLERSVLYKRINQRVDLMIQQGLLNEIDMLMKKNLSANLQSMKAIGYKEWFAYYQGVQNFEETVELIKKNSRNYAKRQYTWFNNQMPVKWFDVNLDNFNNTVEEVIEYLKYDEFL; encoded by the coding sequence ATGGAAAAAGTTATTGTTGTAGTTGGACCAACTGGAGTTGGTAAGACTAAAATGGGAGTTGCTTTAGCAAAATATTTTAATGGTGAAGTAATTAGTGGAGATTCAATGCAAATTTATAAAACTATGGATATTGGAACTGCTAAAGTAACAAATGATGAAATGGAAGGAATTGTTCATCATTTAATAGATATTAAAGAACCAAGTGAAAGCTACAGTGTAAAAGATTTTCAAGATGAAGTTAGATTAAAAATAAAGGAAATAAGTAGTCGTAATAAAATTCCAGTTATTGTAGGAGGAACAGGATTGTATATAAAAGCAGCACTATATGATTATGAATTTAGTGATAGTCAAATTGAACATCAAGAATATATTAATAAATATAAAAATTATACTAATGATGAATTATATAATTATTTGATGGAAATTGATCATTTATCTGCTTCTCAATTACATCCCAATAATCGTCAACGTGTTTTAAGAGCAATTGCTATTTATGAAAGTACTGGGATAAAGAAAAGTGAAACTTTGGCTAAACAAAATCATGAATTAGTTTATGATGCAAAATTTATTGGATTAACATTAGAAAGAAGTGTTTTATATAAACGAATTAATCAGCGTGTTGATTTAATGATTCAACAAGGCTTATTAAATGAAATAGATATGTTAATGAAAAAGAATCTTTCTGCTAATCTTCAAAGTATGAAAGCTATAGGTTATAAAGAATGGTTTGCATATTATCAAGGTGTACAAAATTTTGAAGAAACAGTTGAATTGATAAAAAAGAATTCCCGTAATTATGCAAAGCGTCAATATACATGGTTTAATAATCAGATGCCTGTTAAATGGTTTGATGTTAATTTAGATAACTTTAATAATACAGTAGAAGAAGTTATTGAATATTTAAAATATGATGAATTTTTATAA
- a CDS encoding replication-associated recombination protein A yields MISTLASRMRPKNLCDVIGQQHLVGENSILTKIVEKKHPFSIILYGNPGCGKTTIANALANDLNIPCRFFNASTGNKKEMDIIIEEAKLCNGLFIIIDEIHRLNKARQDDLLSYMENGLLIVAGCTTSNPFHSINPAIRSRCHILEVKSLTVNEIIVGLKRAASSLNGLNNQYIVDDEVFAKIAKSCNGDIRYGYNCLEICSIVCKDNHITLDDLKRSSITTNITYDKNEDNYYDTLSGLQKSIRGSDPNGAMYYFAKLIKANDIESLERRLITTAYEDIGLANPNACMRTVTALQAAKIIGFPEARIPIASVIIDLCLSPKSKSSEAAIDAAISSLNTNSSKIPEYLRLTPVGLKDDEKYDYNRPELWEYIQYLPKELEREQFYIPWMTSNYEKALAQNYQRILKHGRTSNIKKLNQQK; encoded by the coding sequence ATGATATCAACTCTTGCAAGTCGTATGCGACCTAAAAATTTATGTGATGTAATTGGTCAACAACATTTAGTTGGCGAAAATTCTATATTAACAAAAATAGTTGAAAAAAAACATCCTTTTTCAATAATTTTATATGGGAATCCTGGTTGTGGAAAAACAACTATTGCAAATGCTTTAGCTAACGACCTTAATATTCCATGTCGCTTTTTTAATGCTTCAACTGGTAATAAAAAAGAAATGGATATTATTATTGAAGAAGCTAAACTATGTAATGGATTATTTATTATCATTGATGAAATTCACCGATTAAATAAAGCTCGACAAGATGATTTATTATCATATATGGAAAATGGTTTACTTATAGTTGCAGGATGCACTACTTCAAATCCTTTTCATTCAATAAATCCTGCAATTAGATCTCGTTGTCATATTTTAGAAGTAAAATCATTAACTGTAAATGAAATTATAGTTGGTTTAAAAAGGGCAGCAAGTTCACTAAACGGCTTAAATAATCAATATATTGTTGATGATGAAGTATTCGCTAAAATAGCCAAATCATGTAATGGTGACATTCGTTATGGTTATAATTGTCTAGAAATTTGTTCAATTGTTTGTAAAGACAATCATATTACTCTTGACGATTTAAAACGTAGTTCCATTACAACTAACATTACATATGATAAAAATGAAGATAATTATTATGATACTTTAAGTGGCCTACAAAAATCTATTAGAGGTAGTGATCCAAATGGTGCAATGTATTACTTTGCAAAATTAATTAAAGCTAATGATATTGAATCTTTAGAAAGAAGATTAATCACCACAGCATACGAAGATATTGGTTTAGCAAATCCAAATGCATGTATGCGTACTGTAACGGCGTTACAAGCAGCAAAAATAATTGGCTTTCCTGAAGCACGCATTCCTATTGCTAGTGTAATTATTGATTTATGTTTGTCACCAAAATCAAAATCAAGCGAAGCTGCAATTGATGCCGCTATATCTTCACTAAATACCAATTCATCAAAAATTCCTGAATATCTTAGACTTACTCCTGTTGGATTAAAGGATGATGAAAAATATGATTATAATCGACCGGAATTATGGGAATATATACAATATTTACCTAAAGAATTAGAAAGAGAGCAATTTTATATTCCTTGGATGACAAGTAATTATGAAAAAGCACTTGCCCAAAATTATCAGCGAATTTTAAAACACGGTCGTACAAGTAATATCAAAAAATTAAATCAACAAAAATAG
- the dtd gene encoding D-aminoacyl-tRNA deacylase: MRLVIQRVSKSNVKVDGKIVGEIGKGYMVLVGITEGDDEKIVDKMVEKLVNLRIFEDTENKMNLSLIDIGGSILSISQFTLYANCKKGRRPSFVEAAKPEIAKPLYEYFNSTLEKKGIKVEKGIFGAMMDVSLNNDGPVTIILDSKEIF, from the coding sequence ATGAGATTGGTAATACAAAGAGTAAGTAAAAGTAATGTGAAAGTTGATGGAAAAATTGTCGGCGAAATTGGAAAAGGATACATGGTTTTAGTTGGGATTACTGAAGGTGATGATGAAAAGATTGTTGATAAGATGGTAGAGAAATTAGTTAATCTAAGAATATTTGAAGATACAGAAAATAAAATGAATTTATCGTTAATAGATATTGGTGGAAGTATTTTATCAATATCACAATTTACGTTATATGCAAATTGTAAAAAAGGACGGAGACCAAGTTTTGTAGAAGCAGCAAAACCTGAAATTGCAAAACCACTGTATGAATATTTTAATAGCACACTAGAAAAAAAGGGTATTAAAGTAGAAAAAGGTATATTTGGGGCAATGATGGATGTATCATTGAACAATGATGGGCCAGTAACAATAATATTGGATAGTAAAGAGATTTTTTAA
- a CDS encoding ABC transporter substrate-binding protein codes for MKRNLSKFKKVIATLSVASILVACGGGGGSATTDISEAKLGFIGPLSGDASQYGIAVKNAIELAINEYNDENDTNITAVYLDDKADATEGVNAYNKLVTEEGVNAIIGSVTSGSALAVVATAEADGIPILTPSGSADQITINDEGETYENVFRICTNDSYAGTFLAKKCNTDFNYKKVAILSNKDSDYSTGLRDAFVEEAKNQNVEVVFDETYTKDTKDYSTYISKLKNEEYDTIFLPDYYEQVVTIVQQFRDAGINTPLLGADGWDGVLGVSGVDGNIFNGSYYTSGFDKNSSDENVQRFVKNYTDKYKTEPNMFAAFAYDAVFVMMDAMERAGTTESSKVNEALADTNYKNGVAGAFKYDKKHNPIKEMVIVGFENGEYVTNSN; via the coding sequence ATGAAAAGAAATTTATCAAAATTCAAAAAAGTTATAGCTACTTTGTCAGTAGCAAGTATACTTGTTGCTTGTGGTGGCGGAGGAGGTTCTGCAACTACTGATATTAGTGAAGCAAAATTAGGTTTTATTGGACCATTATCGGGTGATGCTTCTCAATATGGCATTGCAGTAAAAAATGCAATTGAGCTTGCGATTAATGAATATAATGATGAGAATGATACAAATATTACAGCTGTTTATTTAGACGATAAAGCCGATGCAACTGAAGGTGTTAATGCTTATAATAAACTTGTAACAGAAGAAGGGGTAAATGCGATAATTGGATCAGTTACTTCTGGTTCAGCACTAGCTGTAGTTGCTACTGCTGAAGCTGATGGAATACCTATTTTAACTCCATCTGGTTCTGCAGACCAGATTACAATTAATGATGAAGGTGAAACATATGAAAATGTATTTAGAATTTGTACTAATGATTCATATGCTGGAACATTTTTAGCTAAAAAGTGTAATACAGATTTTAATTATAAAAAAGTAGCAATTTTATCAAATAAAGATTCTGATTATTCTACTGGGTTACGTGATGCATTTGTAGAAGAAGCAAAAAATCAAAATGTAGAAGTTGTATTTGATGAAACATATACTAAGGATACAAAAGATTATTCAACATATATTTCTAAATTAAAGAATGAAGAATATGATACAATTTTCTTACCTGATTATTATGAACAAGTAGTTACAATTGTCCAACAATTCCGTGATGCAGGAATTAATACTCCATTACTTGGTGCTGATGGATGGGATGGAGTTTTAGGTGTTAGCGGTGTTGATGGAAACATCTTTAATGGAAGTTATTATACAAGTGGATTTGATAAAAATTCTTCTGATGAAAATGTTCAAAGATTTGTAAAAAATTATACTGATAAATATAAAACTGAACCAAATATGTTTGCTGCATTTGCTTATGATGCTGTATTTGTAATGATGGATGCTATGGAAAGAGCAGGAACTACTGAATCTTCAAAAGTTAATGAGGCATTAGCTGATACTAATTATAAAAACGGTGTAGCAGGTGCATTTAAATATGATAAAAAACATAATCCAATTAAAGAAATGGTAATTGTAGGTTTTGAAAATGGTGAGTATGTAACTAATTCAAATTAA